The following coding sequences are from one Canis lupus baileyi chromosome 23, mCanLup2.hap1, whole genome shotgun sequence window:
- the LIN7C gene encoding protein lin-7 homolog C — MAALGEPVRLERDICRAIELLEKLQRSGEVPPQKLQALQRVLQSEFCNAVREVYEHVYETVDISSSPEVRANATAKATVAAFAASEGHSHPRVVELPKTEEGLGFNIMGGKEQNSPIYISRIIPGGIADRHGGLKRGDQLLSVNGVSVEGEHHEKAVELLKAAQGKVKLVVRYTPKVLEEMESRFEKMRSAKRRQQT, encoded by the exons atggCGGCGCTGGGGGAGCCCGTGCGGCTGGAGCGGG ATATTTGTAGAGCAATAGAGTTGTTGGAAAAACTGCAAAGAAGTGGAGAGGTGCCACCACAGAAACTGCAGGCCTTACAAAGAGTCCTTCAAAGTGAATTCTGCAATGCTGTGAGAGAG GTATATGAACACGTCTATGAGACTGTGGACATCAGTAGCAGTCCCGAAGTGAGAGCTAATGCAACTGCAaag GCTACTGTGGCTGCGTTTGCTGCCAGCGAAGGACATTCTCATCCTCGAGTTGTTGAGCTACCAAAAACAGAAGAAGGCCTTGGATTCAATATTATGGGAGGCAAAGAACAAAACTCTCCAATCTATATATCTCGAATAATTCCGGGTGGAATTGCTGATAGACATGGGGGCCTCAAGCGAGGAGATCAACTCCTTTCTGTTAACGGAGTG agcgTTGAAGGAGAACATCATGAAAAAGCTGTAGAACTGCTGAAAGCAGCTCAGGGAAAGGTTAAATTAGTAGTACGATATACACCCAAGGTCCTAGAAGAAATGGAGTCACGCTTTGAAAAAATGAGATCAGCAAAACGCAGGCAACAGACCTAA